One window of Phaeobacter sp. G2 genomic DNA carries:
- a CDS encoding type II secretion system F family protein, with protein sequence MKAYRYIAYTKGGRRRSGSVVAETETDASRQLAAQDLFVAELSETRRQAGSGKSDSKTSDLASGPFAFVTTWRHRLSPDLQVVFTRQMAVMLGAELPVEEALEAVRSGGHPLLDAVAAEARAALLDGASLSEALARGGAGFAPYYLAALRAGESAGELAEVFHELAEHLEQLGSDKAQIATALIYPGFVAAVSLLVCAILMVNVAPEIVAMFEMSGRPLPGLTRAILAVSDLIRDYAGSIGIALLGLVVFGAVVPRISSLRQRRDRLMLRLPVLGRLMRLSASVQYLRTLALVLGSRHAVLSATDSAVEVLSIAGFQQEARAVTQRVQQGESLSAALAQLTFLPPVARQLIAAGEISVRLAPMSARAATLVEHRLSTERKRIAALLEPALMMLVGGLVLVIVLAVLLPIFDLQAVVAG encoded by the coding sequence GTGAAGGCCTATCGCTATATCGCCTATACCAAAGGAGGACGGCGACGCAGCGGCTCAGTTGTGGCCGAAACCGAAACCGATGCCAGCCGCCAGCTGGCGGCGCAGGACCTTTTTGTCGCTGAACTGAGCGAGACGCGCAGGCAAGCAGGATCCGGCAAGAGTGACAGCAAAACATCAGATCTGGCGTCGGGGCCTTTTGCCTTTGTCACCACTTGGCGCCATCGCCTGAGCCCGGATCTGCAGGTGGTGTTCACCCGTCAGATGGCGGTGATGCTGGGGGCTGAACTGCCGGTGGAAGAAGCGCTTGAGGCGGTGCGCAGCGGTGGACATCCGCTGCTGGACGCGGTGGCCGCCGAGGCCCGGGCGGCTCTGCTGGATGGTGCCAGCCTGTCGGAGGCACTGGCCCGGGGAGGGGCTGGATTTGCGCCCTATTATCTGGCGGCGCTGCGCGCGGGCGAAAGCGCGGGCGAGCTGGCCGAGGTTTTTCATGAACTGGCCGAGCACCTGGAGCAGCTGGGCAGTGACAAGGCGCAGATTGCCACGGCGCTGATCTATCCGGGCTTTGTGGCGGCTGTGTCGCTTTTGGTCTGTGCGATTCTGATGGTCAATGTGGCTCCTGAAATCGTCGCCATGTTCGAGATGTCGGGCCGCCCGTTGCCGGGGCTGACCCGGGCTATCCTGGCGGTATCGGACCTGATCCGAGACTATGCCGGGAGCATCGGTATTGCCCTGCTGGGGCTGGTGGTGTTTGGGGCGGTGGTGCCGCGAATTTCCAGCCTGCGGCAGCGTCGCGATCGACTGATGCTGCGTCTGCCGGTGCTGGGGCGGCTGATGCGGCTGTCGGCCTCGGTGCAATATCTGCGCACCCTGGCCCTGGTGCTGGGGTCGCGCCATGCGGTACTCAGTGCCACCGACAGCGCGGTGGAGGTCTTGAGTATCGCGGGTTTCCAGCAGGAGGCCCGCGCCGTCACCCAGCGGGTGCAGCAGGGCGAAAGTCTCTCGGCGGCCCTGGCGCAGCTCACCTTTTTACCACCGGTGGCGCGCCAGCTGATTGCCGCCGGAGAGATTTCGGTGCGCCTGGCGCCGATGAGCGCCCGGGCTGCAACCCTGGTCGAGCATCGGCTTTCCACCGAACGAAAGCGCATTGCTGCCTTGTTAGAGCCTGCTTTGATGATGTTGGTGGGGGGCTTGGTGCTGGTGATTGTACTGGCGGTCCTGTTGCCGATCTTTGATTTGCAGGCGGTGGTTGCGGGCTGA
- a CDS encoding prepilin-type N-terminal cleavage/methylation domain-containing protein gives MAEPQNSPPESGTSAPGHPQPESGLSLIELVVAMALFALVAVMGTQALTGMMRMRDGLQGRAEQVAQLDRGLSLLRRDLRALVPMLFYPPERQPPQSALRFRNGVLSLSVAGQPRLQDLSAAAPPPLRFQRIDWELQGDVLQRRSWPALTPAQRSSRQDAQAVMPGVTGLRLRSYWADLGWIDGAGSLGVSAGSPGGGPLDGDGGTAATELYSSTLPLALELILETEDYGDISLVETLK, from the coding sequence ATGGCAGAGCCTCAAAACAGCCCCCCAGAATCCGGCACCTCCGCGCCCGGGCACCCGCAACCGGAGAGCGGGCTCAGCCTGATCGAACTGGTGGTTGCCATGGCGCTGTTTGCCCTGGTTGCGGTCATGGGGACCCAGGCCCTGACCGGTATGATGCGCATGCGGGACGGGCTGCAGGGGCGCGCCGAACAGGTGGCGCAGCTGGATCGCGGGCTCAGCCTGCTGCGCAGGGATCTCAGAGCCCTGGTACCAATGCTCTTTTACCCACCAGAGCGTCAGCCACCGCAATCCGCGCTGCGCTTTCGCAACGGAGTGCTGTCTCTCTCTGTTGCAGGCCAGCCGCGGCTTCAGGATCTCAGTGCCGCGGCCCCGCCGCCCCTGCGCTTCCAACGGATCGACTGGGAGCTGCAGGGCGATGTGTTGCAACGGCGCAGCTGGCCAGCCCTGACCCCGGCGCAGCGCAGCAGCCGTCAGGATGCCCAGGCGGTGATGCCGGGGGTCACGGGGCTGCGGCTGCGCAGCTACTGGGCTGATCTGGGCTGGATCGACGGCGCGGGTAGCCTAGGGGTTTCTGCGGGCAGCCCCGGCGGGGGGCCCCTGGATGGTGATGGGGGAACCGCCGCTACAGAACTCTACTCCAGTACCCTGCCCCTGGCCCTGGAGCTGATCCTGGAGACCGAGGATTATGGCGATATTTCCCTTGTGGAGACCCTGAAATGA
- the gspK gene encoding type II secretion system minor pseudopilin GspK, translating into MSGRARKTPPGMIQSGTGQAGMGGFVLVNALVLVLALAALSTWMLSRAEGGRMRLQAGLEAAQITLALDAMDALALSLLHQDQGAIDHTGEGWARPIAALELAPELIPGEGPREVGGEITDLQGRFNVNWLSDSTNLAARAGFDRLLTQLALPAQTGQTLTRFLRPGTTFSRAERAPWLQMDPPRDPIGGPLLNADQLAEHPGLSPATYARLRPWITALPSDSALNVNTAPAEVLQAFLPHLPPAALSRLLAQRRRQPFASVDAFLIAARLEQLLEEQQEDEAEDDGEEAALRPEQLTVGSSWFRLDAWARQDGPQGRLEARRSTLLQRRGPRQRPALIWQITRRP; encoded by the coding sequence ATGAGCGGGCGTGCGCGCAAAACACCACCTGGAATGATCCAGTCTGGGACAGGCCAGGCCGGGATGGGCGGTTTTGTTCTGGTCAATGCCTTGGTGCTGGTGCTGGCCCTGGCGGCGCTCAGCACCTGGATGCTCAGCCGTGCCGAAGGCGGGCGGATGCGTTTGCAGGCCGGGCTGGAAGCCGCCCAGATCACCCTGGCCCTGGATGCGATGGACGCCCTGGCCCTCAGCCTGCTGCATCAGGACCAGGGCGCTATCGACCACACCGGGGAAGGCTGGGCCCGCCCCATAGCCGCTCTGGAGCTGGCACCGGAATTGATCCCCGGAGAGGGCCCCCGCGAGGTGGGCGGAGAAATCACGGATCTGCAGGGGCGGTTCAATGTGAACTGGCTGAGTGATTCCACTAATCTGGCTGCCCGGGCCGGGTTTGACCGGCTTTTGACCCAGCTCGCCCTGCCCGCGCAAACCGGGCAAACCCTCACCCGGTTTCTGCGCCCCGGCACCACCTTCAGCCGCGCCGAGCGGGCGCCCTGGCTGCAAATGGACCCGCCCCGCGATCCCATTGGCGGGCCACTGCTGAATGCGGATCAACTTGCAGAGCACCCCGGGTTATCGCCTGCCACCTATGCTCGGCTGCGCCCCTGGATCACCGCCCTGCCCAGTGACAGCGCTCTGAATGTGAACACCGCGCCCGCCGAGGTCCTGCAGGCCTTCTTGCCACATCTGCCCCCGGCAGCACTGTCACGCCTGCTGGCCCAGCGGCGCCGCCAGCCCTTTGCCTCGGTCGATGCCTTTTTGATTGCCGCCCGGCTGGAACAGCTCCTGGAGGAGCAACAGGAGGACGAGGCCGAAGACGATGGGGAAGAGGCCGCGCTTCGCCCGGAGCAGCTGACTGTGGGGAGCAGCTGGTTCCGCCTGGATGCCTGGGCGCGCCAGGATGGGCCCCAGGGCAGACTGGAGGCGCGACGCAGCACTCTCTTGCAGCGCCGCGGCCCTAGGCAACGCCCCGCACTCATCTGGCAAATCACCCGGCGCCCCTGA
- a CDS encoding ATPase, T2SS/T4P/T4SS family: protein MMPRNAATTPLSPVVSASKVETDPASELAAGLPFGFARDQQVIFDAGCLILGPAADGFGLREAQRRLGLVPGLRVETLDQPGFELALARVYQQDGAGPQQDELSFDLEEAAFARRQRDLLEEPGDAPVITLVNQLLARAVQSGASDLHIEPHEGGLRVRMRIDGFLQEVMDRSDVPVKRIVSRLKVMAGLDIAETRLPQDGRIPLSLAGRQIDTRVSSLPGHYGERIVLRILDRSTGLRPLQDLGLSAQQQALLKRLSGFPNGIILATGPTGAGKTTTLYSLLQLADRAERNIVTVEDPIEYDLPGISQSQINAEIGMSFAAGLRATLRQDPDVILVGEVRDPETAQTAAQAALTGHLVFSSLHANSSVGAIVRLRDLGLDNFLIAATLRGVIAQRLLRRLCHSCRQPQAPSAEDAALFQRHGLAVPEQIQAPVGCTSCGGSGYAGRIGIFEMAEVTPQITEAIDRGATEAELKELALSAGETLIGQGLLAVALGEVSLEEALRVVGDVA, encoded by the coding sequence ATGATGCCGCGCAACGCCGCAACTACCCCCCTCTCCCCAGTCGTCTCCGCTTCCAAGGTGGAAACTGATCCGGCCTCAGAACTGGCAGCTGGCCTGCCCTTTGGTTTTGCCCGCGATCAGCAGGTGATTTTTGACGCGGGCTGCCTGATCCTGGGCCCCGCTGCCGATGGCTTTGGCCTACGTGAGGCGCAGCGTCGGCTGGGGCTGGTGCCGGGGCTTCGTGTGGAAACCCTGGATCAGCCCGGGTTTGAGCTGGCCCTGGCGCGGGTCTATCAACAGGATGGGGCCGGGCCCCAGCAGGATGAGCTGAGCTTTGACCTGGAAGAGGCCGCCTTTGCCCGTCGACAACGAGATCTGCTGGAGGAGCCGGGGGATGCGCCGGTGATCACCCTGGTCAATCAGCTCTTGGCGCGGGCGGTGCAAAGCGGCGCCTCGGATCTGCATATCGAACCCCATGAGGGGGGCTTGCGGGTGCGCATGCGCATTGACGGCTTTTTGCAAGAGGTGATGGATCGCTCGGATGTGCCGGTGAAACGCATCGTATCGCGGCTGAAAGTCATGGCCGGGTTGGATATCGCCGAAACCCGGCTGCCGCAGGATGGCCGCATCCCGCTTTCCCTGGCCGGGCGGCAGATCGACACAAGGGTCAGCTCCCTGCCGGGTCATTACGGCGAACGCATCGTGCTGCGGATCCTGGATCGGTCAACCGGGCTGCGGCCGTTGCAGGATCTGGGGTTGTCGGCGCAACAACAGGCCCTACTAAAGCGACTTTCCGGCTTTCCCAATGGCATCATCCTGGCTACCGGCCCCACCGGTGCCGGCAAGACCACGACGCTGTACTCACTGCTGCAACTGGCCGATCGCGCCGAGCGCAATATCGTCACGGTGGAAGACCCGATCGAATATGATCTGCCGGGGATCAGTCAAAGCCAGATCAACGCCGAGATCGGCATGAGCTTTGCCGCCGGGCTGCGTGCCACCCTGCGTCAGGACCCGGATGTCATTCTGGTCGGCGAGGTGCGCGACCCGGAAACTGCCCAGACCGCGGCCCAGGCGGCGCTCACTGGCCATCTGGTGTTTTCCTCGCTGCATGCCAATAGCTCGGTTGGGGCCATTGTCCGCCTGCGCGACCTGGGGCTGGATAATTTCCTCATCGCGGCGACCCTGCGCGGGGTGATCGCTCAGCGGCTGCTGCGGCGGCTCTGTCACAGCTGCCGCCAGCCACAGGCCCCCAGCGCCGAGGACGCCGCGCTGTTTCAGCGCCACGGGCTGGCAGTGCCCGAGCAGATCCAGGCGCCGGTGGGCTGCACGAGCTGTGGCGGCAGTGGCTATGCCGGGCGGATTGGGATTTTTGAAATGGCCGAGGTGACGCCACAGATCACCGAGGCCATTGATCGTGGCGCCACCGAAGCCGAGTTGAAAGAGTTGGCGCTGAGCGCGGGCGAAACCCTGATTGGTCAGGGCTTGCTTGCGGTGGCATTGGGCGAGGTCAGTCTTGAAGAAGCCCTGCGTGTGGTTGGGGATGTCGCGTGA
- a CDS encoding type II secretion system protein M, translated as MARLIDLLLSLNSRERGLLALLAVTAVLGLVFGGLLPLYEQRQSAEIAQHEARALEAWVVDRIAEKSTLTGGTSTIYPNPIGLSSIEQGLISAQLRPQLSALTRQDDNGLTLRFDQVDFLRLASWLSAVHPAWGYHFKNFRLEALEQPGQIAAWIELSPAQE; from the coding sequence ATGGCCCGATTGATCGATTTGCTGCTCTCTCTCAACAGCCGCGAACGCGGCCTCTTGGCGCTGCTTGCGGTAACCGCCGTTCTGGGGTTGGTTTTTGGCGGACTTTTGCCACTCTATGAGCAGCGTCAAAGCGCCGAGATAGCGCAGCATGAGGCCCGTGCTCTGGAAGCCTGGGTTGTTGATCGCATTGCAGAAAAATCGACCCTAACAGGGGGTACTTCAACCATCTATCCGAATCCCATCGGCCTGAGCAGCATCGAGCAAGGATTGATTTCAGCCCAGTTGCGCCCGCAGCTCAGCGCGCTGACACGGCAAGACGACAATGGTCTGACCCTGCGGTTTGATCAGGTGGATTTTCTGCGGCTTGCCAGTTGGCTTTCGGCCGTACATCCGGCCTGGGGCTATCATTTCAAAAATTTCCGCCTGGAAGCACTGGAGCAGCCGGGGCAGATCGCGGCCTGGATTGAGCTAAGCCCGGCGCAGGAGTAA
- the gspD gene encoding type II secretion system secretin GspD — protein MTQRAAMHPVLQPARIGFIWGLRLWIGAGALMLLLLAQPLRAQVTLDLRDADLRNFVEIVSEATGRSFVLDPGVRGTVTVLAPDQMSPQDLFEVFLSVLELNRLTLIEGAGADRIVPMNVARELSTGGSEGLPSGFETRVIPVREVPLQEVIEVVRPLLPAEAVMTPVPGAKRLIISDRSANLNRITRLIKRLDQPRAAPPIEILRLQNANAAEVLQVVQSMDLIPEGSSVSVDRRSNALLISGSEALRHRVRLLVDELDTQRDTVVSRAVALNYADAAAISDVVMRTLNSDSDSGTRAAVRIVPELQTNTLLVSAPQERIDDIVQMVRYLDQRPTQVLVEAVIFEMSVEGLSDLSVQFGAVLNNALVGGAQFDLPGRSSLTNLISSVSSGGGATLGSGGVFGGAKRNAGGDGIVGLITAIASVNSTRLLSTPSILTLNNQEAEIVVAQNVPFVTGSYSTVSDSSSVDNPFQTIERQDIGLTLNVTPQINADRTVRMVIKQEVSNLTNSTAASGGEITSRRSLSTTALVRDGNVIMLGGLLENGSGGVSQKVPGLAELPLVGGLFRGKSGSNNQRVLLVLLRPQVVSNEAEAQRITRQLSRKAQTISGNIAPVDDGRFPRTPLGALPFDGADLNQPFDAGFIDDAAQRRNYPPLPSRLRFQGGN, from the coding sequence ATGACACAGCGCGCAGCGATGCATCCGGTCCTGCAACCGGCGCGGATTGGTTTTATCTGGGGTCTCCGTCTTTGGATCGGGGCAGGGGCGCTTATGCTGCTGCTCCTGGCGCAGCCCCTGCGGGCTCAGGTGACGCTGGATCTGCGCGATGCCGACCTGCGCAATTTTGTCGAAATTGTCTCTGAAGCCACCGGCCGCAGCTTTGTGCTGGACCCGGGGGTGCGCGGCACGGTGACGGTGCTGGCGCCGGACCAGATGTCGCCGCAGGATCTGTTTGAGGTCTTCCTTTCGGTGCTGGAGCTGAACCGGCTGACCCTGATTGAAGGGGCGGGGGCGGATCGCATCGTGCCGATGAATGTGGCGCGAGAGCTGTCGACGGGGGGCAGCGAAGGCCTGCCTAGTGGCTTTGAAACCCGGGTGATCCCGGTGCGCGAGGTGCCCTTGCAAGAGGTCATTGAGGTGGTGCGACCACTGTTGCCGGCCGAGGCGGTGATGACCCCGGTGCCTGGCGCCAAGCGGCTGATCATTTCGGATCGCAGCGCCAACCTCAACCGGATTACCCGGCTGATCAAACGGCTGGACCAGCCCCGTGCCGCTCCCCCAATCGAGATCCTGCGGCTGCAAAACGCCAATGCGGCTGAGGTCTTGCAGGTGGTGCAATCGATGGATCTGATCCCCGAGGGCTCTTCGGTGAGCGTTGATCGCCGGTCAAACGCGCTGCTGATTTCTGGTTCCGAGGCGTTGCGTCACCGGGTGCGGCTCTTGGTGGATGAGCTGGACACCCAGCGCGATACCGTGGTGTCGCGCGCGGTGGCACTGAATTACGCCGATGCGGCGGCGATTTCGGATGTGGTGATGCGCACCCTGAACAGTGATAGCGATTCTGGCACCCGGGCGGCGGTGCGCATCGTGCCCGAGCTGCAGACCAATACGCTGCTGGTCTCGGCGCCACAGGAACGTATTGACGATATCGTGCAGATGGTGCGCTATCTGGATCAACGCCCCACCCAGGTGCTGGTCGAGGCGGTGATTTTTGAAATGTCGGTCGAGGGGCTGTCGGATCTGTCGGTGCAGTTTGGCGCGGTGTTGAACAATGCCCTGGTGGGCGGCGCCCAGTTTGATCTGCCCGGGCGCTCCAGCCTGACCAATCTGATTTCCTCGGTCTCCAGTGGCGGTGGCGCAACCCTGGGATCGGGCGGCGTCTTTGGCGGCGCCAAACGCAACGCCGGCGGCGATGGCATTGTCGGGCTGATCACCGCCATTGCTTCGGTGAATTCCACCCGGCTGTTGTCGACGCCTTCGATCCTGACCCTGAACAACCAGGAGGCCGAGATCGTGGTGGCGCAGAATGTGCCCTTTGTCACCGGCAGCTATTCCACCGTCAGCGATAGCAGCTCGGTTGATAATCCGTTTCAGACCATCGAACGCCAGGATATTGGCCTAACCCTGAATGTGACGCCGCAGATCAATGCCGACCGCACCGTGCGCATGGTGATCAAGCAGGAAGTCTCTAACCTGACCAATTCCACCGCCGCTTCCGGTGGCGAGATCACCTCGCGCCGGTCTCTGTCGACCACTGCATTGGTGCGCGATGGCAATGTGATTATGCTGGGTGGATTGCTGGAAAATGGCTCGGGCGGGGTCAGCCAAAAGGTGCCGGGCCTGGCAGAACTCCCCTTGGTGGGGGGGTTGTTTCGTGGCAAGAGCGGCTCGAATAATCAACGCGTTCTGCTGGTGTTACTGCGCCCTCAGGTGGTCTCTAACGAGGCCGAAGCGCAGCGGATCACCCGCCAACTGTCGCGCAAGGCGCAGACCATCAGCGGCAATATCGCCCCGGTGGATGATGGCCGTTTCCCCCGCACCCCGCTTGGGGCGCTGCCCTTTGATGGGGCCGATCTCAACCAGCCCTTTGATGCCGGATTTATCGATGATGCCGCGCAACGCCGCAACTACCCCCCTCTCCCCAGTCGTCTCCGCTTCCAAGGTGGAAACTGA
- the gspL gene encoding type II secretion system protein GspL has translation MPTARRPHHQTVSRMDSSPECLRLGTDRPAAQQVVMVPGTQVPLVRFDLPKGLRGQAREQVAQRQLADRTGLRQGLTLHPCPPLDRKTQGGKAKGAHKWHQALIAENQLLEQLQDLSCQAVLPDYMTLPTAPEIWTLCRDHLPLAAPADAASFSTADSQEEIVMARLGPDDGFSAQPALAEAQLERALSTGPTPRAWLLLSPQGEADPLIALAAAHGIPLVHDTSDLTDLGLPTPRVLQHGELACDLRRNPMAARNQLERQLRPWRWPLLAGALAATVWAITQSLATARLEAETAAISRRTTQLVQEVFVPQGPMLDTRLQVSRALDTLHRASNANRKTSDPLTLTAQAARVVASAGQQPELLSYDESEGLLLGLQLDDFAAVDQLYSALDSAGLTVQLRDSRVSDGQDSVRAEFLITGPSPKPQTAPQTGARP, from the coding sequence ATGCCCACCGCTCGTCGGCCCCATCACCAGACAGTATCCCGGATGGATAGCTCACCGGAGTGCCTGCGTCTGGGCACAGACCGTCCAGCGGCCCAACAGGTGGTCATGGTGCCGGGTACCCAGGTGCCCCTGGTGCGGTTTGACCTGCCAAAGGGGCTGCGTGGGCAGGCCCGCGAACAGGTGGCACAGCGCCAGCTCGCGGATCGCACCGGCCTGCGCCAGGGGCTAACCCTGCATCCCTGCCCGCCACTGGATCGCAAAACTCAGGGCGGCAAAGCAAAAGGCGCGCATAAGTGGCACCAGGCCTTGATCGCCGAAAACCAGCTGTTGGAGCAGCTGCAGGATCTCTCCTGCCAGGCAGTGCTGCCGGATTACATGACCCTGCCCACTGCCCCCGAAATCTGGACCCTGTGCCGCGATCACCTGCCCCTTGCCGCCCCAGCGGATGCGGCATCTTTCTCCACTGCAGACAGCCAAGAAGAGATCGTAATGGCGCGCCTGGGTCCCGACGACGGGTTCAGCGCCCAGCCCGCCCTGGCCGAGGCCCAGCTGGAGCGCGCCCTGAGCACCGGTCCGACCCCAAGGGCCTGGTTACTGCTGTCTCCCCAAGGAGAGGCCGACCCGCTGATCGCCCTGGCCGCCGCCCATGGTATTCCTCTGGTCCATGACACCTCAGATCTGACCGATCTGGGGCTGCCTACCCCCCGCGTCCTGCAGCATGGGGAACTGGCCTGTGACCTGCGCCGCAATCCAATGGCCGCCCGCAACCAGCTGGAGCGGCAGCTCAGGCCCTGGCGCTGGCCCTTGCTGGCCGGAGCCCTGGCCGCCACGGTCTGGGCCATAACCCAAAGCCTGGCCACCGCCCGGCTGGAAGCGGAAACCGCAGCAATCAGCCGTCGCACCACCCAACTCGTGCAAGAGGTCTTTGTGCCCCAGGGCCCAATGCTGGATACCCGGCTCCAGGTCAGCCGGGCGCTCGACACACTACACCGAGCCAGCAACGCCAATCGCAAGACTAGTGACCCACTAACCCTAACGGCCCAGGCGGCCCGGGTTGTGGCCAGCGCCGGGCAGCAGCCAGAGCTGCTGAGCTATGACGAAAGTGAGGGCCTCTTACTGGGACTGCAACTGGACGATTTTGCAGCCGTCGACCAGCTGTACAGCGCCCTCGACAGTGCTGGGCTGACGGTCCAACTGCGCGATTCCCGCGTAAGCGATGGGCAGGATAGCGTGCGGGCAGAGTTCCTCATCACCGGCCCCTCACCCAAACCCCAGACTGCCCCCCAGACAGGAGCACGCCCCTGA
- a CDS encoding prepilin peptidase, with translation MTEGLTLFVILLAPAMGSFLALLAERLPQQEDVIAKPSACRSCGTDLQARDLVPLVSYLLLHGRCRHCGAVIPARLFYMEILALGAAVLACAAGGGPAVVLLSCLFLWLLLALALTDLLWLRLPDLLTAGVFALGLGLAVVTSPAPVPEALGFALLGAGLGAGSFLALRTGYRALRGREGLGLGDVKLMAGLGAFAGPLDLPLLVLMAALMALLGGLGLSLHTRGLSAAGDQERQGPLALMPLPFGTALAAAAALIWVLRAAHLLPF, from the coding sequence ATGACAGAGGGGCTGACCCTGTTTGTGATCCTGCTTGCGCCGGCTATGGGATCTTTTCTGGCGCTGTTGGCAGAGCGGCTGCCGCAGCAGGAGGATGTGATTGCCAAACCCTCTGCCTGTCGCAGCTGTGGGACAGATCTGCAGGCGCGGGATCTGGTGCCGCTGGTCTCTTATCTGTTGTTGCACGGGCGCTGCCGCCACTGCGGCGCGGTGATCCCGGCCAGGCTGTTCTATATGGAGATCCTGGCTCTGGGAGCGGCCGTCCTGGCCTGTGCTGCGGGCGGCGGCCCGGCGGTGGTTTTGCTCTCTTGCCTGTTTCTTTGGTTGTTGCTGGCGCTGGCTTTGACGGATCTTCTGTGGCTGCGTCTGCCGGATCTGCTCACCGCTGGGGTCTTTGCCCTGGGCCTCGGGCTGGCGGTTGTGACCAGTCCGGCCCCGGTGCCAGAGGCACTGGGATTTGCCCTGTTGGGCGCGGGGCTGGGGGCCGGTAGTTTTCTCGCCTTGCGGACCGGGTATCGCGCCCTGCGCGGCCGCGAGGGCCTGGGGCTGGGGGATGTAAAGCTGATGGCGGGGCTGGGCGCTTTTGCCGGACCATTGGATCTGCCTCTCCTGGTGCTGATGGCGGCGCTTATGGCTCTGTTGGGCGGGCTTGGGCTGTCTTTGCATACGCGTGGCCTCTCTGCGGCAGGGGATCAGGAGAGACAGGGACCTCTGGCCCTTATGCCGCTGCCCTTTGGCACTGCGCTTGCGGCGGCGGCGGCGCTGATTTGGGTGCTGCGGGCGGCGCATCTGCTGCCCTTCTGA
- a CDS encoding prepilin-type N-terminal cleavage/methylation domain-containing protein encodes MGPGIETVLPDPAPGTEAGFTLIELLVTTAILAILAVGAALSLPRSQSPEQQDMMLFQKQVENQQLLAITGGQSRGLKITAEGLQLALRQDQGWQISPRVQRWQSPVRFATQAPQYRGADTPEIFFLATGESTAFDITFGRRQHCRGSGEGVLACSSR; translated from the coding sequence ATGGGCCCTGGAATAGAGACTGTTTTACCCGATCCTGCCCCGGGGACAGAGGCTGGGTTTACCCTGATTGAGTTGCTGGTCACCACGGCGATCCTGGCGATCCTGGCGGTGGGCGCTGCTCTCTCTCTGCCCCGGTCACAAAGCCCGGAACAGCAGGATATGATGCTCTTTCAAAAGCAGGTCGAAAACCAGCAGCTGCTGGCCATCACCGGCGGCCAGTCGCGCGGGTTGAAGATCACCGCCGAGGGGCTGCAACTGGCCCTGCGGCAGGACCAGGGCTGGCAGATTTCCCCCCGGGTGCAGCGCTGGCAGAGCCCCGTACGGTTTGCCACACAAGCGCCCCAGTACAGGGGAGCTGACACGCCAGAGATCTTTTTCCTGGCCACCGGGGAAAGCACCGCATTCGACATCACCTTTGGGCGCCGCCAGCACTGTCGCGGCAGCGGCGAGGGAGTGCTGGCATGCAGCAGTCGCTGA
- the gspG gene encoding type II secretion system major pseudopilin GspG — MSSLSPLPHPLSASPLRRRDAGFSLLELMVVVVILSILALVVVPRVIDRPDQARAARAQADIAAISSAVQLYRLDNFRYPNTEQGLAALVTRPAADPVPKNWAENGYMDRLPIDPWGQPYQYLSPGVHGDFDIFSYGANGVSGGTGADQDIGSWALE; from the coding sequence ATGTCCAGCCTCTCTCCTCTGCCACATCCGCTGTCGGCATCACCGCTCCGCCGCCGCGATGCCGGATTTTCTTTGCTGGAGCTGATGGTTGTGGTGGTTATCCTCTCCATTCTGGCCCTGGTGGTGGTGCCGCGGGTCATTGATCGCCCGGATCAGGCCCGCGCCGCCCGTGCCCAGGCCGATATTGCCGCGATCAGCAGCGCGGTGCAGCTCTACCGACTGGACAATTTCCGCTACCCCAACACCGAACAGGGGCTGGCGGCGCTGGTCACCCGCCCAGCAGCCGATCCGGTGCCCAAAAACTGGGCCGAAAACGGCTATATGGATCGCTTGCCCATCGATCCCTGGGGCCAGCCCTATCAATATCTCTCACCTGGGGTGCATGGGGATTTTGATATCTTCAGCTACGGCGCCAATGGGGTCAGCGGTGGCACCGGCGCAGATCAGGATATCGGCTCATGGGCCCTGGAATAG